In a genomic window of Ptiloglossa arizonensis isolate GNS036 chromosome 12, iyPtiAriz1_principal, whole genome shotgun sequence:
- the LOC143153001 gene encoding monocyte to macrophage differentiation factor 2 isoform X1, with translation MDTSSLPQLIAAPIKNLLEVQRIKEIKWMNPRACTNEAYIPTSIEHVANVATHGIWVVPSVIGGLELIHRSTTWTQLVSACVYGTSLILVFAVSTFFHSIHYYNYNRQLKDALHRCDRAMIYIFIAASYFPWLNIDHFPDDELLCVMRYVVWIMAILGILYQQIFHEQYKMLETIFYLVMGIGPSVAIINVYNYYNIAELKMGGLIYIFGLVFFKSDGRIPCAHAIWHLFVAAAAGCHYYAILSHVFPVTGSPDSFMQPGTPSLHKLLKSHIEEL, from the exons ATGGATACATCTAGTCTTCCTCAACTTATTGCAGCGCCAATAAAAAATCTTTTAGAAGTTCAACGCATCAAAGA AATAAAATGGATGAATCCTCGAGCATGTACAAATGAAGCATATATACCTACCTCTATAGAACATGTAGCAAATGTGGCTACTCATGGAATTTGGGTTGTGCCGTCTGTCATAGGTGGTTTAGAACTTATCCATCGTTCTACAACATGGACTCAATTAGTATCAGCTTGTGTATATGGTACATCTTTGATTCTCGTTTTTGCAGTATCAACTTTTTTCCATAGTATACATTACTATAATTACAACAG GCAACTTAAAGATGCACTGCATCGGTGTGATCGCGCTatgatttacatttttattgctGCTAGTTATTTTCCTTGGTTAAATATAGATCATTTCCCAGATGATGAATTGTTATGTGTAATGCGTTATGTTGTTTGGATTATGGCAATATTGGGCATACTTTATCAACAAATTTTCCATGAACAATATAAAATgctagaaacaattttttatttagttaTGGGAATTGGTCCTAGTGTTGCAATTATTAATGTT tataattattacaatattgCTGAACTAAAAATGGGAGGACTTATTTACATTTTCGGTCTGGTGTTTTTTAAATCTGATGGTCGCATACCATGTGCACATGCAATTTGGCATCTTTTTGTTGCTGCAGCAGCTGGGTGTCATTATTATGCCATATTAAGTCATGTATTTCCTGTAACTGGTTCACCAGATAGTTTCATGCAGCCAGGTACGCCATCTTtacataaattattaaaatctcATATTGAAGAATTATGA
- the LOC143153001 gene encoding monocyte to macrophage differentiation factor 2 isoform X2, with protein MNPRACTNEAYIPTSIEHVANVATHGIWVVPSVIGGLELIHRSTTWTQLVSACVYGTSLILVFAVSTFFHSIHYYNYNRQLKDALHRCDRAMIYIFIAASYFPWLNIDHFPDDELLCVMRYVVWIMAILGILYQQIFHEQYKMLETIFYLVMGIGPSVAIINVYNYYNIAELKMGGLIYIFGLVFFKSDGRIPCAHAIWHLFVAAAAGCHYYAILSHVFPVTGSPDSFMQPGTPSLHKLLKSHIEEL; from the exons ATGAATCCTCGAGCATGTACAAATGAAGCATATATACCTACCTCTATAGAACATGTAGCAAATGTGGCTACTCATGGAATTTGGGTTGTGCCGTCTGTCATAGGTGGTTTAGAACTTATCCATCGTTCTACAACATGGACTCAATTAGTATCAGCTTGTGTATATGGTACATCTTTGATTCTCGTTTTTGCAGTATCAACTTTTTTCCATAGTATACATTACTATAATTACAACAG GCAACTTAAAGATGCACTGCATCGGTGTGATCGCGCTatgatttacatttttattgctGCTAGTTATTTTCCTTGGTTAAATATAGATCATTTCCCAGATGATGAATTGTTATGTGTAATGCGTTATGTTGTTTGGATTATGGCAATATTGGGCATACTTTATCAACAAATTTTCCATGAACAATATAAAATgctagaaacaattttttatttagttaTGGGAATTGGTCCTAGTGTTGCAATTATTAATGTT tataattattacaatattgCTGAACTAAAAATGGGAGGACTTATTTACATTTTCGGTCTGGTGTTTTTTAAATCTGATGGTCGCATACCATGTGCACATGCAATTTGGCATCTTTTTGTTGCTGCAGCAGCTGGGTGTCATTATTATGCCATATTAAGTCATGTATTTCCTGTAACTGGTTCACCAGATAGTTTCATGCAGCCAGGTACGCCATCTTtacataaattattaaaatctcATATTGAAGAATTATGA